One Streptomyces sp. B21-105 genomic region harbors:
- a CDS encoding ATP-binding protein, with protein MRDPMSVLTDAFTSFLFGKVETTRLPVRTSTGQAQAVYLPTAAPGLGDSGVIIGREVYSGKGYIYDPFQLYGQQLPAPHWLVLGESGNGKSALEKTYVLRQLRFRDRQVVVLDAQGEDGVGEWNLIAQALGITPIRLDPMAALDMGIRLNPLDPSITTTGQLALLRTIIEVAMGHGLDERSGFALKVAHAYVNETIVDRQPVLTDIVEQLRHPEPESAEAMNVAIDDVRAWGLDVALVLDRLVDGDLRGMFDGPTTVGIDLDAPLIVFDLSHIDRNSIAMPILMAIVGVWLEHTWIRPDRKKRIFLVEEAWHIISSPFVAQLFQRLLKFGRRLGLSFVAVVHHLSDVVDGAAAKEAAAILKMASTRTIYAQKSDEARATGRVLGLPRWAVEIIPTLTPGIAVWDVNGNVQVVKHLVTETERPLVFTDRAMTESSADRIADDDALLAAELEQERRAAAFMEQHISDLDGSSESTVA; from the coding sequence ATGCGGGACCCGATGTCCGTCCTCACCGACGCCTTCACGTCCTTCCTGTTCGGCAAGGTGGAGACGACCCGCCTTCCGGTCCGCACCTCCACCGGCCAGGCCCAGGCCGTCTACCTCCCCACGGCCGCCCCCGGCCTCGGCGACTCCGGCGTCATCATCGGCCGCGAGGTCTACTCCGGGAAGGGCTACATCTACGACCCCTTCCAGCTGTACGGCCAGCAGCTGCCCGCCCCGCACTGGCTCGTCCTCGGCGAGTCCGGCAACGGCAAGTCGGCCCTGGAGAAGACCTACGTCCTGCGCCAGCTCCGCTTCCGCGACCGGCAGGTCGTCGTCCTGGACGCCCAGGGCGAGGACGGCGTCGGCGAATGGAACCTCATCGCGCAGGCGCTGGGAATAACCCCCATCCGTCTGGACCCGATGGCCGCCCTGGACATGGGGATCCGCCTCAACCCCCTGGACCCGTCGATCACCACGACGGGCCAGCTCGCGCTGCTGCGCACGATCATCGAGGTGGCGATGGGCCACGGCCTCGACGAGCGTTCCGGTTTCGCGCTCAAGGTCGCCCACGCCTACGTCAACGAGACGATCGTCGATCGCCAGCCGGTCCTCACCGACATCGTCGAGCAACTGCGGCACCCCGAGCCTGAGTCGGCGGAGGCGATGAACGTCGCCATAGACGACGTGCGGGCCTGGGGCCTGGACGTCGCCCTCGTCCTGGACCGCCTGGTCGACGGCGACCTGCGCGGCATGTTCGACGGCCCTACGACGGTCGGCATCGACCTGGACGCGCCGCTGATCGTGTTCGACCTGTCCCACATCGACCGCAACTCGATCGCGATGCCGATCCTGATGGCGATCGTCGGGGTCTGGCTGGAGCACACCTGGATCCGCCCCGACCGGAAGAAGCGCATCTTCCTGGTCGAGGAGGCCTGGCACATCATCAGCAGCCCGTTCGTGGCCCAGCTGTTCCAGCGGCTGTTGAAGTTCGGCCGCCGTCTCGGCCTGTCCTTCGTGGCCGTCGTCCACCACCTGTCCGACGTGGTGGACGGAGCGGCGGCGAAGGAAGCCGCCGCCATCCTGAAAATGGCCTCCACCAGGACGATCTACGCCCAGAAATCGGACGAGGCGAGGGCCACCGGCCGGGTGCTGGGCCTGCCCCGCTGGGCCGTGGAGATCATCCCGACCCTCACCCCGGGCATCGCCGTATGGGACGTCAACGGCAACGTCCAGGTCGTCAAACACCTGGTCACCGAGACGGAACGCCCCCTGGTCTTCACCGACCGCGCGATGACGGAGTCGTCCGCCGACCGCATCGCCGACGACGACGCGCTGCTCGCCGCCGAGCTGGAACAGGAACGACGGGCGGCGGCCTTCATGGAACAGCACATCTCCGACCTGGACGGCTCGTCCGAGTCGACGGTGGCATAG
- a CDS encoding type VI secretion protein, giving the protein MRPGDGHRHDSHGSGHGSGQGFGRGSGQGGVPDGLLVGILAFLLGMTLLVWTATGLSALLAHGSWPSGVTFTRTPLAMRHLIAEPHDVPGAWPDADATQFSGYGLFWGLLIGQLMILLVLTVFVMGTLARWRAVRAHRRADRTAPAPAPQPQPQPQPQPQPHEVPTPRTEATPTQAAAPGTRAEPAPHTQSAAQPVAPAAPPADRHTLTAPPSQSPSPPSPSAEAVPAPSHGWETSRTEAGTVHYAPPAARYALASQAVRDAQGPALVLTSDPALWQDTKDGRAKLGPVHLYDPAHRCDTPARLHWSPVAGCEDRPTAASRAAALLTPVRPTARLDQTVAETAETLLRSYLHAAAIDGRTVRHVHRWSQGTGVQEAVRALRTNPKAAPGAAGELEAALTAHPERRDIAQELTARALSALSTVNIREACTPNRTDALALDSFVDEGGTLYVLGESLEDPRTSPGAMPLLTALVSSVVERGRRMAERSSSGRLDPPLTVVLDDVAAVAPIPQLPDLLSAGTDRGLPTLALLRSREQARARWPHHDLPV; this is encoded by the coding sequence ATGAGACCGGGTGACGGGCATCGCCACGACAGCCACGGCTCCGGGCACGGTTCCGGACAGGGCTTCGGGCGGGGCTCCGGGCAGGGAGGCGTCCCCGACGGCCTGCTCGTCGGGATACTCGCCTTCCTGCTCGGCATGACCCTCCTCGTCTGGACGGCCACCGGACTGTCGGCCCTCCTCGCCCACGGCTCCTGGCCGTCCGGGGTCACCTTCACCCGCACCCCGCTGGCCATGCGCCACCTCATCGCCGAGCCCCACGACGTCCCCGGGGCCTGGCCCGACGCGGACGCCACGCAGTTCTCCGGCTACGGCCTCTTCTGGGGCCTGCTCATCGGCCAGCTGATGATCCTGCTCGTGCTCACGGTGTTCGTGATGGGCACCCTGGCCCGCTGGCGGGCCGTACGCGCACACCGAAGGGCGGACCGCACGGCTCCCGCCCCCGCCCCGCAACCTCAGCCCCAGCCCCAGCCCCAGCCCCAGCCCCACGAGGTGCCCACCCCTCGCACGGAGGCGACCCCGACGCAGGCCGCGGCCCCGGGGACCCGCGCCGAGCCGGCCCCGCACACACAATCCGCCGCGCAACCCGTCGCGCCGGCCGCCCCGCCGGCAGACCGGCACACCCTGACGGCGCCCCCGTCCCAGTCCCCGTCCCCGCCCTCCCCGTCCGCCGAGGCCGTCCCCGCGCCCTCCCACGGATGGGAGACCTCCCGCACCGAAGCCGGGACGGTCCACTACGCGCCCCCCGCGGCCCGGTACGCCCTCGCCTCCCAGGCCGTCAGGGACGCCCAGGGCCCGGCCCTCGTCCTCACCTCCGATCCCGCCCTCTGGCAGGACACCAAGGACGGCCGAGCCAAACTGGGCCCGGTCCACCTCTACGACCCGGCCCACCGCTGCGACACCCCCGCCCGCCTCCACTGGTCCCCCGTCGCCGGCTGCGAGGACAGACCGACCGCGGCATCCCGCGCGGCCGCGCTCCTCACCCCCGTGCGCCCCACGGCGCGCCTGGACCAGACGGTGGCCGAGACGGCCGAGACCCTGCTCCGCAGCTACCTCCACGCGGCCGCCATCGACGGCCGCACGGTCCGTCACGTCCACCGCTGGTCGCAGGGCACCGGCGTACAGGAAGCGGTGCGCGCCCTGCGCACGAACCCCAAGGCCGCCCCGGGCGCGGCCGGCGAGCTCGAAGCCGCCCTCACCGCTCACCCCGAACGCCGGGACATCGCCCAGGAGCTGACGGCCCGTGCCCTCTCCGCCCTGTCCACGGTGAACATCCGCGAGGCGTGCACTCCCAACCGAACTGATGCCCTCGCCTTGGATTCCTTCGTGGACGAAGGGGGCACTCTTTATGTGCTCGGTGAATCTCTCGAGGACCCCAGGACCAGCCCCGGCGCGATGCCTCTCCTGACGGCCCTCGTCTCCAGCGTGGTCGAGCGCGGCCGGCGCATGGCCGAACGGTCATCCTCCGGTCGCCTCGACCCACCACTGACCGTCGTCCTCGACGATGTGGCGGCCGTGGCCCCGATCCCCCAACTGCCGGACCTGCTGTCCGCCGGAACGGACCGCGGCCTGCCCACCCTGGCCCTCCTCCGCTCCCGCGAACAGGCCAGGGCCCGCTGGCCACACCACGACCTACCGGTCTGA
- a CDS encoding GNAT family N-acetyltransferase has product MYTYVVRVVRPEEWASVKALRLLALEDPAAPLAFLETYETAAERPDSFWQERAAGAAEGSARARQFVAVAEDGQWAGTVTLLVEEAGSVDWAGEPVERHQGHVVGVFVRKEWRGSGMTRALLDAAADWAWELGLERVRLIVHERNLRAQGAYRKAGFVPTGRTVLLGEESQETEYEFALERPVVSDRASDRASGGVSDR; this is encoded by the coding sequence ATGTACACGTATGTGGTTCGGGTGGTGCGGCCGGAGGAATGGGCCTCGGTCAAGGCGTTGCGGTTGCTTGCGCTCGAGGATCCGGCGGCCCCGCTCGCCTTTCTGGAAACGTATGAGACGGCTGCGGAGCGGCCGGACTCGTTCTGGCAGGAGCGGGCTGCTGGGGCGGCCGAGGGTTCCGCCCGGGCTCGGCAGTTCGTCGCCGTGGCGGAGGACGGGCAGTGGGCGGGCACGGTCACCCTGCTCGTGGAGGAGGCGGGCAGCGTCGACTGGGCCGGCGAGCCCGTCGAGCGACATCAGGGGCACGTCGTAGGGGTCTTCGTGCGGAAGGAGTGGCGGGGGAGCGGGATGACGCGGGCGCTTCTCGACGCCGCCGCGGACTGGGCCTGGGAACTGGGGCTGGAGCGGGTGCGGCTCATCGTGCACGAGCGGAACCTGCGGGCGCAGGGGGCGTACCGCAAGGCGGGGTTCGTGCCGACCGGGCGGACCGTGCTGTTGGGAGAGGAGTCCCAGGAGACCGAGTACGAGTTCGCCCTCGAGCGGCCCGTCGTGTCAGATCGGGCGTCAGATCGGGCGTCGGGCGGGGTGTCAGACCGGTAG